A region from the Hippoglossus hippoglossus isolate fHipHip1 chromosome 16, fHipHip1.pri, whole genome shotgun sequence genome encodes:
- the aldh5a1 gene encoding succinate-semialdehyde dehydrogenase, mitochondrial, translating to MSAVFVPRTRCFLRHVLPGPPAAMHRLYSLDVTAPLLRTQGYVDGRWISAASVFPVLDPATGQEIARVADCGPAEAKQAVDAAYRAFDGWRRHTAKERSILLRKWFDLMTLHKQDLAKLVTFECGKPMAESLGEVAYSASFLEWFSEEARRVYGDIVSSPAKDRKLFLLKQPVGVSSIITPWNFPSAMITRKVGAALAAGCTVVVKPAEDTPLSALALAELAEQAGIPAGVFNVVPCSRERTPAVGEVLCTDPLVAKISFTGSTATGKVLLKMAADTVKKTSMELGGHAPFIVFDSADIDKAVGGAMASKFRNSGQTCVCSNRFLVQSGIYDRFMEKLGRAMDTELRLGHGSEPDTTQGPLINSRAAEKVVQQVSDAVSRGAKVLKGGKRLDGSFMEPTLLADVTTDMLCTREETFGPLLPVIRFDTEDEALAIANASNVGLAGYFYSQDISQIWRVAEELEVGIVGVNEGLLSTPECTFGGVKQSGLGREGAKYGIEEYLDVKYMCLGGLKL from the exons ATGTCCGCTGTCTTTGTGCCGAGGACCCGCTGCTTCCTCCGGCACGTCCTGCCCGGGCCGCCCGCCGCCATGCACCGGCTCTACAGCCTGGATGTGACCGCTCCGCTGCTCCGCACGCAGGGCTACGTGGACGGCCGCTGGATCTCCGCGGCCTCGGTGTTCCCCGTCCTGGACCCGGCCACCGGGCAGGAGATCGCCCGGGTGGCGGACTGCGGCCCCGCGGAGGCCAAGCAGGCGGTGGACGCTGCCTACCGGGCGTTCGACGGCTGGAGGCGGCACACAGCCAAG GAGCGGAGCATCCTGCTGAGGAAGTGGTTCGACCTGATGACGCTGCACAAACAAGACCTCGCCAAACTGGTCACGTTTGAATGT ggcAAACCAATGGCGGAGTCTCTCGGGGAGGTCGCATACTCCGCCTCCTTCCTGGAGTGGTTTTCAGAGGAGGCTCGGCGAGTTTATGGCGACATCGTCTCCTCGCCGGCAAAGGACAGGAAGCTCTTCCTCCTCAAGCAGCCGGTGGGCGTCAGCTCCATCATCACCCCG TGGAACTTCCCCAGCGCCATGATCACCAGGAAGGTGGGAGCTGCTCTGGCCGCCGGCTGCACGGTGGTGGTCAAACCGGCGGAGGACACGCCGCTGTCGGCGCTCGCTCTGGCCGAG ctggcGGAGCAGGCGGGGATCCCGGCGGGTGTGTTCAACGTGGTCCCTTGTTCCAGAGAGAGGACTCCGGCGGTCGGGGAGGTTCTTTGCACCGACCCCCTGGTGGCAAAAATCTCCTTCACCGGCTCCACAGCCACCGGCAAA GTGTTGCTGAAAATGGCCGCCGACACAGTGAAGAAGACGTCCATGGAGCTGGGTGGCCACGCCCCTTTCATCGTGTTCGACAGCGCCGACATCGACAAGGCAGTGGGCGGAGCCATGGCCTCCAAGTTCAGGAACTCCGGACAG acgtgtgtgtgttcaaaccGGTTCCTGGTTCAGAGCGGCATCTACGATCGCTTCATGGAGAAACTGGGCCGAGCGATGGACACCGAGCTCCGTCTGGGTCACGGCTCGGAGCCCGACACCACCCAGGGGCCGCTCATCaacagcagagctgcagagaag GTGGTCCAGCAGGTATCTGATGCCGTGTCCCGGGGAGCGAAGGTGTTGAAGGGAGGGAAGCGTCTGGACGGGTCCTTCATGGAGCCGACTCTGCTCGCCGACGTCACCACAGACATGCTCTGCACCAGAGAGGAAACGTTCGGCCCGCTGCTGCCGGTCATCAG GTTTGATACCGAGGACGAGGCTCTGGCCATCGCCAACGCGTCCAACGTTGGACTGGCAG GTTATTTCTACTCGCAGGACATCAGTCAGATCTGGCGGGTGGCGGAGGAGTTGGAGGTGGGGATCGTTGGAGTGAACGAGGGCCTGTTGTCCACCCCGGAGTGCACCTTCGGGGGGGTCAAACAGTCCGGTTTGGGCCGCGAGGGCGCCAAGTATGGCATCGAGGAGTATTTAGACGTGAAGTACATGTGTCTCGGTGGCCTCAAGCTGTGA